The Rhodothermales bacterium genomic sequence GGCGCGCCAGGGCGGAAGTTACGGACCTGCCCGATGCCATGCACTCTCTTCGTTGTACATCTCTACCCGACTATGACTACTCCGCGTTCGAGCATCAAGACTCATCTGGCGCCCGCCACCATTGGCCCCTACAGCCAGGCGATCCTTTCAGGCGACACGTTGTATTGCTCCGGACAGATTGCGATCGATCCCCAGAGCGGAAGCATGGTGACCGATTCCGTGGAGAGCGAAGCCGAACGGGTGCTTGAAAACCTCGGGGCGCTGCTAAAAGCCGCCAATATGTCGTACCGGCATGTCGTGCGATGCACGGTGTATCTGACGGATATTAACGACTACGCCCTGGTCAACGAAGTATACGCCCGCTATTTCGATGAGATGACGCCGGCGCGCGAAGCCGTGTGCGTCCATGCCCTCCCCCGCGGCGCGCGGGTTGAGATCTCCTGCATAGCGGTCCGCTAGAACCCCTCGACGTCGATCTCGACCGTCAGGGTGACAAACACCAGAAAGTCCTCATCCACATCTTTAGCCCCTACCAGCGATAGGACGCCCTGAAACGGCCCGCCCTCCACATAAGCGCCTATCGCGCGTCCGGACGGGTTCATCGTAGCCTCTTTCGCGTCGGGCGAATCGGTCAAGGTAGCGACGATGTCCGGCCCTCGCTGCGTGGATTGCAGCGCGACTTCAATGTCAGATAAGGCCTCGAGGGTTTCCTGGAACGGCGTGGTGATGCGGATGCGTGCGCTGGTGACCCGGGCGGAAACGACCTCTTCGCGGGTGTACTGATTGTCCGCCAGGACGTCATCGAGGCTCAGCGTCTCCTCGGATGTGACCTCGCGCGTAATGCCGGTGAGGGTGTTCGAGAAGCGAAAGCTCATTTCAACCGTCGCCGGCTGCAGCGTGATCACCCCCACTTCTTCGAGCACTTCACACCCACTGAGGGCCAGCACGCCGGCGAGCAAGACCACCGGCCGGGAAATTAATCGAGTAGCAATCATGCGTCAGAGGGCTAACACGCTATACACAGGAATACCGCGGGCTTCGAGGGTCGTTCGTCCTCCAAGGGCGGTGAGTTCGATCAGAAAGGAATACCCCGCCACCTGACCGCCGGCCGCCTGTACGAGATCAAGCGCCGCAAGCGCCGTCCCTCCCGTCGCGATCACATCGTCGTGAATCAACACGACATCGCCGGGTTGGCAGGCATCGGTGTGGACTTCCAACGCATCGGCGCCGTATTCGAGGGAGTAATACGCCACGTGTGTCTCGTACGGCAACTTCCCTTTTTTTCGGATGGGGATAAAGCCGGCGCCCAGTTCGCGCGCCAGAACGGCGCCGAGGACAAACCCGCGCGCCTCCATCGCCGCCACTTTGGTGATGACTCGCCCTCTATACGGCGCGGCCAGCAACTCGATCGCGGCCTCGAGCAGTGCCGGATCCGCGAGGATGGGGGTGATGTCCCGGAATTGAATGCCAGGAGACGGGAAGTCCGGTACAGTGCGCAGGGCCGCGTGTAACGCGGCTACGCTGACATCGGGGGGCATCATGATAGCGTCAGTAGATAGATGACGATCGCCCCGAGCCACGCATCCGTTTAGCGCGTTGTCGCCAGTTCGAGGCCTTTTTCGTACTCGGCCTTGTAGTCGCGAACGGCGCGGTAGATCGCGCTGGCCAGAAAGTCCTGCCCCTGTTCGCTATTCAGATAGGCCGCTTCGAAGCGATTGGTGATATAGCCCATCTCCACCAGAATCGCCGGCATGGACGCCGCCCAGAGGACGATGAAGCCGGCCTGCTTCACGCCGCGGCTCGGGCGACGCGCGCGCTCGACAAACTCCTCGTCGACCTTGGCGGCCAACTTCTCGCTCATCCGCATGTTGGCGCTCAGCGCGAGCGAGCGGAGGATGCTGTTCTGAAAGAATTCCTCGTACTGGTTTGGGTTGCTCTCCAGCTTCACCACGCTATTCTCGCGTTCGATGACATCGCGCGCTTCGTCCGTCTTGTGCATGCCCAGGAAGTAGGTCTCCGTCCCGCGAACCTGTGGCTTTTTGGCGAACGAGTTGGCGTGGATGGAGATAAATAGCTTGGCGCCGGCCTGATTCGCGATATGCCCCCTCTCGTGCAACTCCACAAATCGGTCGTCCGTTCGCGTGTAAATCACGTTGACCTTCAGCAGGTCCTCGAGGTACTGCCCGAGCTTGAGGGCGACTTTGAGATTGAGGTCTTTCTCGCGCACTCCGTTCGCGACCGCGCCGGGGTCGTGCCCACCGTGGCCGGCGTCGATGACGATTGTGTCCAGCTGCCAGCGCTCGCCCGTGATAGGCGTCGAACGCGGCTGGAGGGGCTCGGTCGGGCCGCTTGCGACTTCCGTGGCGCGGGTGGCCGGCGGCGCGGATTCCTCAGTCGCCGAACCCAATCGCGTGGCGGATTCCGGGCCGGAAGACGCATTGAGATCCGCCGCGACCACCATCTCCGGGGAGCGGCTCAGGGTGGTAAGACCCACCAGTAGATCGCTGGAGTGATTGTCCGGATACGCGGCCGCATCGACCGAAACCTGGTCTTCGATGGCGAAGCTGAAGAGCAGATGGCCGTTACGCGCCTCTACAGACACCTCGCGGATGGGTAGAAACGGGCTATCGACTTTATAATTCGGCGCCAGTTTCGCGTTGAACACCATGATCTCGAGCGAATGTCCATCGCCCATGCGCGGCTCGCTGTAGGCGCTGACGGCTTGATCGGTGTGGACGCGAATCACCAGGCCCTGGCCATCCGAACGGGAGGCAAATGAAATACGACGAACGACCGTGTCCGCACTGGCGGGTAGAACGACCAGGAACAGTGCGATCCATGCCGGCAGCCAGAGCCGAACGGGCGCCATTGAATAAAGCTTAAATTGGAGATTACGCATCGCTACGTGCAATAAAACATATCGCCTTAAAACCTGTGTGCGCACTACAAGGTGCATAAGCAAGATGCACATTTACCTTTCGTCACAGGGGGGATCGTCGCGAGAAACAAGCAGCACCTCTCGGTATCGGCCGGAAGCTCCGCAATATAAAGCGACGTGCTCCATACCGCATGCGCTTCCAGCGCAAACGACCGCGGGTTTTTGCTCGCCGCGAGGTAAGCAACGTGCCGTTCACAGCATAGCTCACAGCATAGCTCACAGCACGGCCGCTCCGCGCGAGCCACTTGCATCCGGCTGTAACTTAAAGTAAAACTTCAGGTTTCGCAATGCCGCCCCCTTTCATTTGACCAGCATCACGCTTCGCGTGGCGTTAAACGAATCCCCGGCCACGCGCACCAGATACGCACCGCTGCGCCAGGCGCCGGCCTCAAGCACGAAGCCCCGCGACTGGCCCGCCAAAAGCACCCCGTCGAATAGCTGTGCGACACGGCGTCCGAGCATATCGTACACCTCCACGCGCACCTGCTGGGTCTGCTGAACCGACAGACTGAAGTGGGCGGTCGGGTTAAAGGGGTTCGGGTAGATTGCGGACAGGTCGTAGCGCTCGGGCAACGCCGGCGTCTCGTCCTCCGTGCTCACATACGACACGGCCGAGCTCCAGCGCCCCAGGTGAGAGGACGCAAAGCCGCCGGCCACGCGAAACGCGCCACCCACATAAAGGTCTTCCCCGGACACGGCCAGCACCGCCGGCGCGCCATCGACACCGGACGTAAGGGGCTGCCAGGCGCTATTGGAATACACGGCCAGGCCGGCGGCCGCAAGCGTCGGCCCCACCGGGCGATTTACCCCCTCGAACGAGCCACCTACGTAGACGCTACCGACCTCTCCAATCGCAAGCGCGGTCACGCAGCACCCGGCCACGCCGTTGCTCTGGGCGCCGCCGAGAAACACCCACTGCGTACCATTCCAGCCGACGACATGGCCGGCCGCGAGGCTATTGGTGACGCTCGTGAAGTCGCCGCCGATGTACACCATGCCGGCGTCGTCCACGGCCAGGGCGCGGACGGTATTGTCGAGCAATGCGTCGGCCGCGAGGGCCTCCCACTCCGCGCCCGTCCAC encodes the following:
- a CDS encoding RidA family protein, giving the protein MTTPRSSIKTHLAPATIGPYSQAILSGDTLYCSGQIAIDPQSGSMVTDSVESEAERVLENLGALLKAANMSYRHVVRCTVYLTDINDYALVNEVYARYFDEMTPAREAVCVHALPRGARVEISCIAVR
- a CDS encoding adenine phosphoribosyltransferase — translated: MMPPDVSVAALHAALRTVPDFPSPGIQFRDITPILADPALLEAAIELLAAPYRGRVITKVAAMEARGFVLGAVLARELGAGFIPIRKKGKLPYETHVAYYSLEYGADALEVHTDACQPGDVVLIHDDVIATGGTALAALDLVQAAGGQVAGYSFLIELTALGGRTTLEARGIPVYSVLAL
- a CDS encoding N-acetylmuramoyl-L-alanine amidase; its protein translation is MRNLQFKLYSMAPVRLWLPAWIALFLVVLPASADTVVRRISFASRSDGQGLVIRVHTDQAVSAYSEPRMGDGHSLEIMVFNAKLAPNYKVDSPFLPIREVSVEARNGHLLFSFAIEDQVSVDAAAYPDNHSSDLLVGLTTLSRSPEMVVAADLNASSGPESATRLGSATEESAPPATRATEVASGPTEPLQPRSTPITGERWQLDTIVIDAGHGGHDPGAVANGVREKDLNLKVALKLGQYLEDLLKVNVIYTRTDDRFVELHERGHIANQAGAKLFISIHANSFAKKPQVRGTETYFLGMHKTDEARDVIERENSVVKLESNPNQYEEFFQNSILRSLALSANMRMSEKLAAKVDEEFVERARRPSRGVKQAGFIVLWAASMPAILVEMGYITNRFEAAYLNSEQGQDFLASAIYRAVRDYKAEYEKGLELATTR